In Mercenaria mercenaria strain notata chromosome 14, MADL_Memer_1, whole genome shotgun sequence, the following are encoded in one genomic region:
- the LOC123526649 gene encoding short-chain collagen C4-like, translated as MEVAVIDMNATYCRSQEHGSLNSATYIRWGRTSCPSGASVVYDGYVGGSYYSHSGAAVNALCLTKEPRWGRYTSKVESTAYIYGAEYETSYYSTWAYLHDHDTPCVVCNVPRNDVLMVPGSNICPNGYKREYTGYLMTGRYSHLAASKYICMDGKPETKLGGQQNQNGYLFYFVQARCGSLNCPPYVNGRELTCVVCSR; from the exons ATGGAAGTTGCTGTAATCGATATGAATGCGA CATATTGTAGATCACAAGAGCATGGTTCCTTAAACAGTGCCACTTATATCCGATGGGGCCGAACGTCATGTCCAAGCGGCGCCAGTGTAGTTTACGATGGGTATGTTGGGGGATCGTATTATAGTCACAGTGGCGCGGCTGTAAACGCTCTATGTTTAACGAAGGAACCTCGATGGGGACGATATACATCTAAGGTGGAATCAACCGCCTATATTTATGGTGCTGAGTACGAAACATCATATTATAGCACATGGGCCTATCTGCATGATCATGATACTCCGTGTGTTGTTTGCAATGTACCTCGCAATGACGTGTTGATGGTTCCCGGAAGCAACATCTGTCCAAACGGATATAAACGGGAGTACACTGGCTATTTAATGACAGGACGTTACAGTCATTTGGCCGCTAGCAAATATATTTGCATGGATGGTAAACCGGAAACAAAACTTGGTGGTCAACAAAACCAAAATggatatcttttttattttgtgcaGGCAAGATGTGGTTCTCTTAACTGTCCACCGTACGTAAACGGAAGGGAACTCACGTGTGTGGTGTGCTCACGTTAG